The nucleotide sequence tGGTCGGTAGGTACACTTCATCCTTTGTTCAAAGCCTTACTATAAATAGCACGAGtgtgtgcaataaataataaagtatgaaTACATTGAAATGAAACAtgaacttaataataaagcaCATTTATTCTTTGGGTATTTCcattttgcaatattttttctacatttatttattatcagttttaaattttacataacaaaataatattgttacagTTAACACCTATTATTATaccttaatatatatataatttacaattttacttttacatagTTCTAAACGTACTTTGCCAACACAAAAGTACTTAAACACACTTTACTTATACTGTGCtcagtaaacaataaaataaaaataaagtacatatACAAACtctacatttattttaggGGGCAAGTCTTAGCTCCATACTTTGGTGTAAGTTCAGAACTGTAGGGGTTTACTATGTAAGTTTTTAGTCAAAATCTCAATCAAACAACATTTATAGCTTTTATGCAATTCGGAGGACATATGACAAAATCAGGCGGCACAGACTAAAGGGTAATAAGGTTCGAACGAGTATAACTTATTTGAGGTTGATTGGCACTCTCTGAGCATTTGCTCTTCTTTCACTTTCAGTAATATTAAGTCCATAACTGCTTGAGCATCTTCTAAAGCCGAATGGCCCGCACTGCTTTGCTGTATATTCCTTCCTAATAATCCTTTAGATAGATCACGTAGAGAGCGACGCATCGGCAATCCCCTGGCATGAGGATACATTGCACAGGTGTCAACAACTGCTGTATGCAATAATTTCAACACTTTGAGATCATTTTCCAGGGCATGTCCAACCAATATAGTATCCGTGCCAACAAATTCAAGAAGATCATATTGTACATCTTGCAGTGTCTTAGTCGCGCGGTCCAAGACACGCGGCCTGATGCCTGAGAATCTGGTGTTATAACAAAGTATTGGCGCACTTGGTCTCACGTGAGTTTGGTATACAACGTGGCCATTCACATCTATCACCGCCACACTGGCTAACTCCAGTCCTGCGGTTGTATAACACATCTCTGTGTCTATTGCATACACCCCTCCGCGGGGCGAGTGTGGGCGCACATATCCTTCGAGTGGTCCATTTATACCCGGCTTAGTTCCGCTCCATACGTGATAAAAGCTAAAAGTACAGCCTTTGGAACCAAATCCCTTATTACAACAGGCATAGTGTCCATCGACTACACGACCCCAATGATAAGAGCAGAAACTCTGGGTCAAATATTTGCCGTTACGTGTCATATGAAAGACATTATTGCACCGAACACATAAGCGTTCCACTTCGTCCGTTACTTGTTCACTGTCTGAGCGTAGAGTAGAATTCGATAAACTGACGCCACTGTCAGTTTGCGATCCAGGCACAAATTCGGGCGCATTGAGGTTCCAGCAGGTGAATACTGTAGGCCGCGGCGGCGGTGCATTCACGTACATCACAGCTTTTGTAGAGTTTGGCTCGATTTCCACTGGGTAACCAAGCTCCCACAGCTGTGCGCGTGAAAGTAGATGGGGTTCTAGTGCCGCAGCTAGTTCCTCAACGAAGATGGCTTGCGGCGGCAAAGCTGGCTGCGACGACATGAAGATGTCCTGCACTGACAGGGGTGACGGAGGCCTCGCTGGTGGTGCCGGCGTACAGTTCTTGATCTTTTGCACACGCTCTATGATACTGGCAGTGTCTGCCGCAGACATTGAACTGTCGTGACAGAACCTATCGTATAAATGTTCGCAAAAGTGTTGCATCTTAATTAAGAGAGAGAGTAGAGTTGAACTGTGATACGCTAAGTCGCTTGCTCGACTGCTCAACGAATAATGTTCTGGTTGAGGGGCGCAATACCTTTATACGTTGCAacctaagtacatatttaactAATGCCATTTTTAAAGACACACCCGAATTTATTACAGGTACTTAGATAAGGGTAATTAGGGTCAAATCTCAAAATCCTGCTACCTGCTCTGTAGTAAACACCATAATGCCCGGCCAAGTtttctaatattatactttGTAAATGATGTACTTTGTAAATGatgcataattaaaatacctatatcaTATTTGGTTGATTCACGTAGGCATACTACTTAACCAGATACACTTTTTATCCTACAGAAAAAATGTAttcgaataataaataatgttaaaggGACAGATACCCGCAAACCACAGTTTCAAGATGCAAAAACATTGACTTTACCCtcaatatatatttgtgaGGCAAGTAAATTCGTAAGAAAATATCCAGAATTCTACaacaaaaaagataatttatccaaaaataatgcgacatttttttttattgttgttctATTTAACATAATAGCCGACATAAACCTGCCCgccgttccatattattttaaaattgcgatgcccaacagggttcatattgtacctatttataagcagcAACTGctaatacaaataaagtttaatagtTATTATTAACTCAATGGACTTCTTTACATTTCTGCGAATTAgactgtaaaatatttatgttgtaCTCTGCCGCAACGCCCCCTCTTGAAATTTTTGTTCTACCTATGCAATTTAATGTACAACAGAAGaacattatgtacaaaaacaatttagtatgtacgtacagtaaatttgagaaaaaatgATACTTTATAGGGTGCTGCTAGAGACTATACTCTACAGCAGTGCCACTcagaatacttacttatatttatactagaaAGCTGAATTTTGAGTTAGACGATGTACGAACGTTTATTAGTATGTACGTGCGTAGTACATTAAATTGCCATAGgtagaacaaaaattttaacaggGGGCGTTGCGGCAGAGtacaacataaatattttgtttgttattaaagaaaaacgaTATCTGGGGATGATGATGAAAACGAGAGTAAaagttattcatttatttgttgcATGCTCACATTTCGATtctttctataaatataaatataaatataaatataaataaatataaatatatacgggacaaattacacagattgtgttagcctcgaagtaagttcgaaacttgtgttacgagatactaactcaacgatactatattttataataaatacttatatagataaacatccaagacccaggccaatcagaaaaagtttttttctcatcatgccctgaccaggattcgaacccgggacctccggtgtcacagacaagcgcactaccgctgcgccacagaggccgtcaaaaactATAACGCTAAGTTCTGCCGCAATGCTATTGGTCGTATAAGGCATCTGACGGATGTTGAAACTTCTAAGCTAGtacattttagttattttcacagTTTAATTTCGTATGGTCTACTGTTTTGGGGAGCAGcagcaaatatacaaactattaggtattgttatacaaaaaaagggcaattcgagctATCTACGGTCTGAAACGAAGGGATTCGCttgaagaatttttcaaaatcttgAATAGTTTAAcattgccctcccaatacatattaataactaAACTTACCTGGTAATGGAAATTTCCCTTAAAAGCGACTGTTCTATGTGGCGGTATTGATAACAAGGGGCGGATGGTGGCTTGTAGCGATTGCCGAAAGtagtaaaaacttttaatctTCATGACAATCTTAAAGCCattcatagttttaaaaatgaatggtCAGTACTTTTTTACTAGTTGCACACACTGATGCTATTTATTGTAAGGCTTTTAACAAAGTTCAtccattgtaaatataaatagcatGAGTGTGTGCAATTAGTAAAAAAGTATGAATACATTGAAATGAAACAGGAACTTAATGATAAAGCACATTTATTCTTTGGGTTTTTCcattttgcaatatttttctacatttatatattatcagttttaaattttacataacaaaaaaaatatttttacagttaCACCTAATTAGtctcatttttaaaacaattgatatatattttttacaattttacttttacatagTTCTAAACGTACTTTGCCAACACAAAAAGTACTTAAACACACTCTACTAATACTGTGCTcagtgaacaataaaataaagtacatatACAAATTATCAGAGATTAACAATACGAGACGAAACAAATAATAGaaccttattattataattcataAAGTTGTCtctacatttattttaggGGACAAGTCTTAGCCCCATACTTTGGTGTAAGTTCAGAACTGTAGGGGTTTACTATGAAAGTATCCTTCATTCTTCCGGCCATGTACGTAAAAAATATGTCCCTGTAAAAAATGCATACTGAAATAGGTAAAATCTTAGTGAGAAATGTAAGTACATTTCTCAGTAAAGTAGGTATGTGAGGTAGCtttggtttaattttatgGGTTCTTATTAGATACGTACTTATGCatctatataaattaaagtgaACAAAATTTCAGCAACtatcattatttaagtatgttcGATCTACTTTTAGTGGTTAATAAGACTTAAGACAGCTTTTAAATCCATAGGTAAAAAACATGTCGGTGAACTTGGCATAATAACTTTCAGCATGTCAAAGTTTTGTAGAGTTCTATTCGCATCCGCAATATTTCTATAGTTCCTGATGGTTTTAAGAAAAAGTTCtagcaaatatatatttttaaaatttttgaaaaaatggtATGCTAACTATCCGGTAGCATATCAGTTCAGACCAATGCAATTTTACTgattgtaaattattcattaggATCACTCTTGTAATTCTAGGTATTTCTAACAAAAAGTTCTCGCTTATTTGCTTCGGAAAACATAATTATGGGAACCAGACGGtatgattttacaaaattgaataatatttttttactattacaGAATAAAAAACTTTCTCGTTTTAAATCTTGTAGgccaattcaaaataaatattgaaataaaaaatgtgtgagaataaaaacaagcgtatgatggatgaaagtttaatttaacggtataagataaaattctttagttagttagtttaaCTAATAGTCTAGAAgtataacttataaaaatctaaagcataacaaatttaacaatacagaactttttctaaaaacCATCAGGAACTATGGAACTATTGTGGATGCGAATAGAACTCTTACAAAACTTTGATTTGCCGGAAGTTGTTATGCCAACTTCACGCACACGGTACGAACGCCCTCCAAAACCTCACGACACGCCATGGTATGGTCATTGCCCAGGCAAGGAGGGAATTCGTAAGTAATAAGTTTATCGCACATTTTTCTCTTTCTAAAGCAACTTACAGGAAAGGTTTATTCGGATAAGCGTCGTACTTCATCGTGGGCCACCACAAACGTGTTTGGTGAACTTGCTTCAATCTATTTCTTGTTGAGAAATCATTCAATAAGAATACGaactgtaaacaaaaatataacccAATTCATCACAACTTGTGATAAAAGTATGGATAATTGTTAAGATAATTTGTttagattaattaattaatttctttatttattgttttctgtGTTTTCGTATTTGAATCTCTCGACCaatttacgagtatatgtatacgatatgtatgtagtattaaGAGTAAGTAGATAAAGTTCCGAAATAAAAATCAGACATCTTGAGTGGAAAACGTGAGAAAATCTCGTGTCTTCCATTTTCAGGAACaaatgataatataatatggCTCTTTACAAACCAATTCTTGCACTTGTTTTCGATAGGCCCAATTCATTCGTTCCAAATGTTTCGCCGTGAATGGAATCCTGCCAGCTCGGGCTCGGAAGTCGACATGTTTTAAATCGAGCCATCTCCGCAgagatattaatttcatttgttctGAAAAAACCACGCGTATGCCACGTCACCTGCCACTGCTAAGATGTCAAAATTCCTAATAGATCTCAAGTAAACAAGAACTAAATCAATGTATgatgttaatatttatgtgtCAACCTGGATGCGCTACTTGGTATAAACGATCCTCTTTGATACATATGAATCCTGCCTAGTTTAGCGGATTGGAAGTAGACAAATTCAACCTTAGCTATGGCCATCGGACCTGCATTTTGCATTCATCAAAGTTATCCTAAATTGTCCCCTTACTTCTGCTAAAACAGCATCCTAAAAtctatcaaaattatatttgaaaataaaagcatTAACTTACTATGATCAACAGCAGTAAGATTGCCATTTATTCGTTTTCTTACCCACTCCTGTAGATTGTTTAATAAGTATGCTCTTGGTAAATGTGGTATTATTAAAGGTGTATCCGAGAGATCTGCTAAAAACGCCTGAAACATGTAAAACACTTTAAAAACCTACACACATTGTTTGCTCCATTATGAACATAGggttcaaatcaaatcatttatttgttagaatacaatttttacaat is from Amyelois transitella isolate CPQ chromosome 13, ilAmyTran1.1, whole genome shotgun sequence and encodes:
- the LOC132902420 gene encoding exonuclease GOR-like is translated as MSAADTASIIERVQKIKNCTPAPPARPPSPLSVQDIFMSSQPALPPQAIFVEELAAALEPHLLSRAQLWELGYPVEIEPNSTKAVMYVNAPPPRPTVFTCWNLNAPEFVPGSQTDSGVSLSNSTLRSDSEQVTDEVERLCVRCNNVFHMTRNGKYLTQSFCSYHWGRVVDGHYACCNKGFGSKGCTFSFYHVWSGTKPGINGPLEGYVRPHSPRGGVYAIDTEMCYTTAGLELASVAVIDVNGHVVYQTHVRPSAPILCYNTRFSGIRPRVLDRATKTLQDVQYDLLEFVGTDTILVGHALENDLKVLKLLHTAVVDTCAMYPHARGLPMRRSLRDLSKGLLGRNIQQSSAGHSALEDAQAVMDLILLKVKEEQMLRECQSTSNKLYSFEPYYPLVCAA